A single region of the Pogoniulus pusillus isolate bPogPus1 chromosome Z, bPogPus1.pri, whole genome shotgun sequence genome encodes:
- the TMEM215 gene encoding transmembrane protein 215: MGRTLRPDDINPRTGLVVALVSVFLVFGFMFTVSGIKGETLGDIPLLAIGPAICLPGIAAIALARKTDGCTKWPKNYRCPCCKQVRDRDVMELLRTPSDLESGKGSCDELAKKAYQKDRRVLRGEDSVSICTMTTTTTMGECKSLIRKVEQEEMLKYLEACYPEMPGNVFVGDGSMYSALEKKSSSPARDSASCPDVEDNIFVAPKDSIIVCSYKENSPYDRYCCYINPTGVNSDQETIV, from the coding sequence ATGGGGAGGACCCTGAGACCGGATGACATCAACCCCCGGACAGGGCTTGTGGTGGCTTTGGTCAGCGTCTTCCTGGTGTTCGGCTTCATGTTCACTGTGTCCGGCATCAAGGGAGAGACACTGGGGGACATCCCTCTGTTGGCCATCGGGCCGGCCATCTGCCTTCCGGGCATCGCCGCCATCGCCCTCGCCAGAAAGACCGACGGTTGCACCAAATGGCCCAAGAACTATAGGTGTCCATGCTGCAAGCAAGTCAGGGACCGGGATGTCATGGAGCTGCTGAGGACCCCCTCAGACCTTGAGTCTGGCAAAGGGAGTTGTGACGAGCTGGCCAAAAAAGCATACCAGAAGGACAGGAGAGTGCTGAGGGGAGAGGACTCTGTGTCCATCTGCACTatgaccaccaccaccaccatgggaGAGTGCAAGAGCCTCATCAGAaaggtggagcaggaggagatgctgaAATACCTGGAGGCCTGTTACCCAGAGATGCCGGGAAATGTGTTCGTGGGAGATGGCTCCATGTACAGTGccttggagaagaaaagctcTTCTCCCGCCAGGGACAGTGCTTCTTGCCCTGACGTTGAAGACAATATTTTTGTTGCTCCTAAAGACAGTATCATTGTCTGCTCTTACAAGGAGAACAGCCCTTATGACAGATACTGTTGTTACATAAATCCTACTGGAGTCAACTCAGACCAGGAGACCATAGTGTGA